The region TTGGAGGAATTTAACAAGGATTTATTGGCTAAGTAAGGCTGGAAAATAATTACTAAACCTGATTCTTTATTAGCTTGGGTGTTGAAGAGGTGTTAGTTTGCTAAATGCAACTTCTTAAAGGCTAATTGTAGTTCTCAAATCTCTTATATTTGGAGGGGTCTGCTGTGGGGCAAGAGTTATTAGTGCGAGGGACCCAGTGACACATTAAATTAGGTGCCAAAATGCGTAGTAGTGAAGATAAGTGGCTCCCTAGAGCATCTAATTTCACTCTACGAAGTAAAGCTCTTGTTCCTACTGATGCTCGAGTTAGTTTGCTGAAAAACTCTGATGGTACTTGAAATAACTCTAAAGTTGAAGAAGTTTTCCACAAGGATGATGTTCCATGGGTTTTGGCCTTAGCTCCTAGTTTATCCAATAAACAAGATGACATTATTTGGGACTCTACTTCAGATGTCCAATATTCGGTTAAGAGTGGTTATAAGCTTGCAAATTCTTGGAATAGGGAGGTAATAACACTGCTTTGTTCAAGTGGTGGAAGGACTTATGGAAGTTGAATGTCTCTTTGAAGATTCACATTTTTTGAAGGAGAGTTTGCCACAATTTGCTGGCAGTTCAATCCAATTTGGCTCATAGAGGCTTACTATAATGCCTCACGTCACTATGACTACTTcttggaatgacaactggccctgcaaatcaacacgagtctttccagcgtactttgtcctcactcacacggttcttgggaaaactttccaagaggtcacccatcatgagactactccaagtcaagcatgcttaactttggactTATCAAGTGATgtgctactgaaaagaagatgcattttgttggcataggtagtacccattaatccatttaagccctcttcaactgtgtagtcccatacctacacagtcttagcatcatcacacttgaccttccccaagcgatgcAGGATTACACAACTTTTTACCTGGTCTTTGCCCCTatagatcacgggattctgactgtcacacttaCACATTGACCCCCATTGTTGTTGGTACTATACAAGTAGGGAATCCATTACTCACGCTTTATGGAAGTGTCCGATGGTTAAAATGATATGGAAACTTGTTATTTTGTATCAACACTTTCTTACTAATATTGAGGATCCCGTATCATTTATAAGCTAGATGAAAACAAAGTGTACAGGTTTAGACTTTCTAAAATTTGTTATAATCTCCTAGCTCTTTGGTATCGAAGGAATAGAAAGCAACTTTGGTTGATTGTGCCTAAAGAAGAAAATTTGCTGTATTGGGCAATGGATCTCTTTCAAAGTTTACAGGACAAAACGACTCAGGACACTCCAAAAGCTACAACAAAAGATAGTCATTGGTGTGCTCTGGAGGAGGGGTGTCTTCTTATCAACTGTGATGCTAAAGTCCAACCTTTGAAGAACAGATGCAAATTGGACACTGTCATTAGAAATGAGAGAGACTCTGTTGGGGTTGCTGAAGTTCTTTATTTGTAGGGTCTTTTTTCTATTACTATGGCAGAATGTCTTGATGTCCAAATGGGGTTAGAGTAGATTCTTCAGCTTCATCCATGCAAATTTAGTCATATTATTGATTGTGTTGTTGTGATTCATGCTCTTCTCAATTCACAAGGTAGCCAGCTTGATTGTGGAGTGATATAGTGGATGATATTAAAGATATGAGATTATTACAAAACTGTCAATCCATTTTCCATTTTGTAAGAGCCACTACAAAGTAGCTCACACTTTAGCTAAGTTTACTATAAGTCATTGTAAGAGTGACTGGGATAATTCTCTCTCGTGCGTCTACCATTGTAAGAGTTGCCTACCGTTTTGTATTAGTTCTtgattaataaattattatttaaaaagaaaagtcAAAATAAAAAGAGATGTTAGAGAAAATGACGAGAGataaataaaaatcacaaaaaataATAAGTGAGAAAGTGATAAAAGAAATTtggcaaaaaaatatttttaaaaaacaaataaaaataactttttgttatcaatttttatttttgtttataaaaATTTATTCTATAAACAATGCCAAATGCTCTAACATATTAgaaaactattttttatttttaagaataaGAAACAACTTTTACTTTCAATGTTAAACAAAAAAACAAAGTATAAGCCTgtgtattaatgaaaaaaaaactatacaaaGAACTAAGCATCGTGTGATCATCATGCATTAAAATATTGCCTCTATCCTAAGGGAAGACTCTTAggaaatttgattatttaataaaatcacgttttttttctttcactttcttGGAAAATCCATACAAATTATTCAGTCAAGTTTTTTCTAATTTTAAAACTCATGTGTTACACTTCTTACATGCACACAAGAACATAAGACCATGAGTATTTTTGCATCGTAATCATTATTTCTCTATACTCATATTGGCTCACAAGCAACTTCGTAGCTTTTTCCACACCACACACACTCTCACAAACAAACCCACCACGTGATTCACCCAGTCAATGTCAAAGTCTTTTACCACTTTGAATAATCCATTTTtggtatttgaaaaaaaaaatgtctcTCTCGCTCAATCAGCccaaaattaattacaaaatttcaGACCAACAACCATTATAAATGCAGCTCCTTTTCGCTCTCATTATTAATGCAAAGCCTTACCAGCTCAGCACCCCAATTTTTTTAGTCTGAGCTCAGCGCGTGTCTCTCACACCGATACAAGCGCGTATCTGTCTCAATCTTAAATTATTCTtgctatttaattatttatttcgaCAGGAagagtagattttttttttcgcGGTTAAATAACCCTCGAAAGTCCAGTGTTGGGAAGTCCAGTAAAGAGAAGAGGTCTCTCTCTCTAAAGGCTATTTGTTTATTTTTCCCGGCCGTggactttctctctctagaatccTCGGTGACTCGGACTGAGTTTCAACAATTTCACTGAGTCGTTTCTTTGACCGATTCCTCTTCAATGGAAGTCGTTCAACAAACTCAGTCGCTCTCGAGCTTCGAGCTCCAGTCAAAGTCTTCTCCATTCCCGTACTCACTCGGGGACTTGAGCATTTCGTCCTCGGACTCTCGTTCTCGAGGCTTTCTCAGCCCCAGAATGTCTGGCTCCGAGTCTCCTTCGACTGTCGATCAGGAAGTTACTTCCAATTGCACCGAGGTTCCGGCTGTCGACGGCGGAGATGTCGTCGTCGCTGAAAATTCGACTGAGCGTGACGCGCCAGCAACTGCTGCGGTGAAGCTTCAGAAGGTGTATAGGGGTTATCGCACACGGCGTAGGTTAGCGGACACTGCCGTTGTGGCGGAAGAGCTCTGGTAAAGTTCAtgaaatctctctctctctcttcagtTCGAACAGTACAACaagttaagtatttttttttttaatgaaaattaattgaagaaaaatgTTAAATTCTTCTGTAGGTGGCAAGCTTTGGACTATGTTAGACTGAATCACAGTACGATTTCGTTCTTCAATTTCGCAAAACCTGAAACCGCGACTGAAAGGTGGAATCGTGTTAGCTTAAATGCTTCCAaggtatattttatttatttatttatatatatatatatattttaaaaagctATGTTTGGTTTGGATTGATTAAACAGAACAATTTGAGGGAAAATATTGCTGGGTTTTGATTTTTTCTTGTCGTTTGGCTAATTATTTTACAAGAAGTCGGCTATGTTTGAGTTTTGGAgtgatttatatatatgaaagttTGGACTTTTTTTGACCAGGTGGGAAAGGGTTTGTCTAAAGACGCCAAAGCACAAAAACTGGCTTTTCAACATTGGATTGAAGCTGTAATGACTTTCTTATcttatttttattgttggttttggCTTTTTTGATGTGTCAAATGATCTGGGTTTCCgattaatttgaaatttttaaCTGTATTTTTACCCTATTATCACTTTGGATTTGTATTTACTTGGCAATAATTTGGTAATGTAGATTGATCCAAGGCATCGGTATGGTCATAGCTTGCATCTGTACTACAAAGAGTGGTGTAAAACCGATGCTGGTCAGCCATTCTTTTACTGGTGAGAACTTTTACCATTTCTTTACCTGTGCAAATCTTTTGAAACTTACCTGTACACTTGAGAAATGGATTTAATTTTCTAAGTTATATTGTTATTTTTCCTGGTAGGTTGGACATAGGAGATGGTAAAGAGATTGACCTCGAAAAATGTCCAAGATCAAAGCTTAGGCAACAATGCATCAAATATCTTGGACCTGTAAGTGCCAAAGAGGATCAGATTGATGTTATGCATAGTTTATGAGCTTATAACACCAGTTCCTGCTATATTGAGATTTGCTTAATCTTTTTCTTTTGCTTCTTTCTGATATTAGCAAGAGAGAGAACATTACGAATACGTGGTTGTGGAGGGAAAGATTATTCGCAAACAAACTGGAGAGCTCCTTGATACAAAAAACGGACAGGAAGGGGCCAAGTGGATATTTGTTATGAGCACCTCTAAGCAACTGTATGCTGGCGAGGTGAGAATACAACAAACAAATGAGTCATGAGATgacttttttttaaaacaaaaaaaaaaagaaattgtgTGGGGAATATTTCTTCAGTTTTCAGAGCTATTATGTCTTCCTGGAACACTgacccttttatttattttttatatattcttCAGAAAAAGAAAGGGGTATTTCATCATTCTAGCTTCTTGGCTGGTGGAGCTACATTAGCTGCAGGGAGACTAGAGGCAGAGCTTGGGACGCTGAAGGTATATTTATTAGGAAATTATACAATTCACGTTCCTGGAATTAAAGGAAACTCACTATTCGTTTAGAATTTGTATGGATTAGACGAATTTTATATGCATGAAGGTTAATTTTTGTTTGGTGCCGAGTAATGCATTGTTATATTTGACCTGTTGAAATTGATCCATTACCTTTTTTTATAGATTATTTTGAACCTCCTATCTTGAAACACACTAGGCATATTAGCAATATCAAATCAATGTTATTATTGTGCTGATTTATGGCGTCTAATCAACAATTTCGTTGACTTTTCAGTCCATCTCTGCATATAGTGGCCATTATCGGCCAACAGATGATCGTTTGGACACCTTTCTGTCATTTCTCAAGGAAAATGGAGTGAACCTTAATGAAGTCCAGGTAATAATTTAGTCTGACCTTACTGCTTCATTTGTGGTCTTGAAAAGCTTGATGTTATTAGTGGAAACAAGTTTGGATAATGATGAATTGTAAAAAAGATTGAACACAGTGTTTTGGTATATCCGTGAATCTTTTTCCGAATATGTGGGTGACATTCGGTGTTAATGCTTTGGCCACATGTTTAGTTTAAATGAATTTCTAAGTGCATATTGTTTTAGATATTCTGTTTTGCCTGATGATGTTTTTGCCACCTTTGTCTTCAGATACGCAAGGCAAATGAAGATTCTGATACCTATGATGAGAGCAAGGTCAGTACAGCTGGGACTGTGCTCAATAGTTTAACAGCCTCTGAAACTGCCGAGGTTGAAACTCCACAAGAACCGCCAAATACCTCATCCCCTGAATCTGCCAAACCTCCCCAGATTGAAACGAAAGGCAATTACAAGAGGACATTATCTGGTGGTCTTCAGAGTCCAAGAGCTGATGTTCCAAAAGCCAAATTACTGGAAAGAATTAATTCCAAGAAGGCAGCAAAATCTTATCAGTTAGGAAATCAGCTCTCACTAAAGTGGTCAACCGGAGCTGGCCCAAGGATTGGTTGTGTTGCAGACTACCCTGTAGAAGTGAGAGTACAAGCCCTGGAATTTGTAAACCTGTCTCCCAGAACTCCCCCAACACCATCAGCATGTAGGCGAGCAGCCGGTCTTGTATCGCTCACATCTTTTTCTTCGCCAAAGGATCTGAATGTTGAAGATGGAAACTCTCTTTATTAGACTTCAAGACTTGAGGTCAATTTTGTTGCATCTTTCTCCATAAATGCTTGAAAGAATGTACATATCTCTAGCTATATCCCTTTTATGTCATCTCAACTGTAATAGAATGGCGATAGCATTTTCTTGTTCTTCGACTGCTTGTTAGTTGTTATAGACTTGTAGTTGAGCAAAATGAAGAAAGAAGATTAGAGTGCTAAGTTAGCTATTGATGTCGTTTTTTCAGCCATTGATCTTAGCTTTAGTGTTgtttttcaataaataatatatatgatgGAGCCAGTAGTAGGGGctacaaattaaaattaaatatctgCTTCTGCTCTTGTCTAAATGATGAACCCAGCTTATTTAGAATAGTATTAGTCAT is a window of Humulus lupulus chromosome 4, drHumLupu1.1, whole genome shotgun sequence DNA encoding:
- the LOC133831317 gene encoding IQ domain-containing protein IQM3 isoform X1; its protein translation is MEVVQQTQSLSSFELQSKSSPFPYSLGDLSISSSDSRSRGFLSPRMSGSESPSTVDQEVTSNCTEVPAVDGGDVVVAENSTERDAPATAAVKLQKVYRGYRTRRRLADTAVVAEELWWQALDYVRLNHSTISFFNFAKPETATERWNRVSLNASKVGKGLSKDAKAQKLAFQHWIEAIDPRHRYGHSLHLYYKEWCKTDAGQPFFYWLDIGDGKEIDLEKCPRSKLRQQCIKYLGPQEREHYEYVVVEGKIIRKQTGELLDTKNGQEGAKWIFVMSTSKQLYAGEKKKGVFHHSSFLAGGATLAAGRLEAELGTLKSISAYSGHYRPTDDRLDTFLSFLKENGVNLNEVQIRKANEDSDTYDESKVSTAGTVLNSLTASETAEVETPQEPPNTSSPESAKPPQIETKGNYKRTLSGGLQSPRADVPKAKLLERINSKKAAKSYQLGNQLSLKWSTGAGPRIGCVADYPVEVRVQALEFVNLSPRTPPTPSACRRAAGLVSLTSFSSPKDLNVEDGNSLY
- the LOC133831317 gene encoding IQ domain-containing protein IQM3 isoform X2; translated protein: MEVVQQTQSLSSFELQSKSSPFPYSLGDLSISSSDSRSRGFLSPRMSGSESPSTVDQEVTSNCTEVPAVTAAVKLQKVYRGYRTRRRLADTAVVAEELWWQALDYVRLNHSTISFFNFAKPETATERWNRVSLNASKVGKGLSKDAKAQKLAFQHWIEAIDPRHRYGHSLHLYYKEWCKTDAGQPFFYWLDIGDGKEIDLEKCPRSKLRQQCIKYLGPQEREHYEYVVVEGKIIRKQTGELLDTKNGQEGAKWIFVMSTSKQLYAGEKKKGVFHHSSFLAGGATLAAGRLEAELGTLKSISAYSGHYRPTDDRLDTFLSFLKENGVNLNEVQIRKANEDSDTYDESKVSTAGTVLNSLTASETAEVETPQEPPNTSSPESAKPPQIETKGNYKRTLSGGLQSPRADVPKAKLLERINSKKAAKSYQLGNQLSLKWSTGAGPRIGCVADYPVEVRVQALEFVNLSPRTPPTPSACRRAAGLVSLTSFSSPKDLNVEDGNSLY